The Hahella sp. HNIBRBA332 genome window below encodes:
- a CDS encoding AraC family transcriptional regulator — MNDKIIYNRESKPSIEACLDAHNKSLFVDLLGQHAKQVGVNHTPLPEVTTFRVVKPSPRQPVVYEPAIVIVGQGGKRGYVGEQTYTYDAYNYLVLSVPLPFECEIYDASPESPLLGLRILVDTLALNDLLIDMGEPPSRTSGDIPKSIYSTPLNDTLIEACIRLVKVLSDPAEARILGPQILREIYYRVLCGDRGETLRAAANHNSRVAQIAKVLNMIHQQYDQPLDIDTMARAANMSPSTLHHNFKAVTDCSPLQYLKSIRLHQARNLLARGGINASTAAMKVGYVSPSQFSREFKRLFGAPPRDSNLGAAMEV, encoded by the coding sequence ATGAACGATAAAATCATTTACAACCGTGAGTCGAAACCCAGCATCGAAGCGTGTCTGGACGCGCACAACAAAAGCCTGTTCGTTGACCTTTTGGGGCAGCATGCGAAGCAGGTAGGCGTGAACCATACACCGCTGCCGGAAGTCACGACATTCAGAGTCGTCAAACCCTCACCGCGGCAGCCGGTGGTGTACGAACCGGCGATCGTCATCGTCGGGCAGGGCGGCAAGCGCGGATACGTAGGTGAGCAGACCTATACTTACGACGCCTATAACTATCTGGTGCTGTCCGTGCCGCTACCGTTTGAGTGCGAAATCTACGACGCATCCCCTGAATCGCCTTTGCTCGGTTTGCGCATACTGGTGGATACTCTTGCTTTGAATGATCTGTTGATCGATATGGGCGAACCGCCCTCCCGAACCTCCGGCGACATTCCCAAAAGTATCTACTCGACGCCCCTCAACGATACCTTGATTGAAGCCTGCATCCGTCTGGTGAAGGTGCTCTCTGACCCGGCGGAAGCCAGGATTCTGGGGCCGCAGATTCTGCGTGAGATCTATTATCGGGTGTTATGCGGTGATCGTGGCGAGACGCTGCGGGCGGCGGCCAATCACAACAGTCGCGTGGCCCAGATCGCCAAGGTGCTGAACATGATCCATCAGCAGTACGATCAACCTTTGGACATTGATACGATGGCGCGGGCGGCCAATATGAGCCCCTCCACCTTGCACCATAACTTCAAGGCGGTGACGGACTGTTCGCCATTGCAGTACCTGAAGAGCATTCGCCTGCATCAGGCTCGCAATTTGTTGGCGAGAGGCGGCATCAACGCCAGCACGGCGGCGATGAAAGTGGGCTATGTGAGCCCGTCGCAGTTCAGCAGGGAGTTTAAGCGCTTGTTTGGCGCGCCGCCCCGGGACAGCAATCTGGGGGCGGCGATGGAAGTCTAG
- a CDS encoding mechanosensitive ion channel family protein, which yields MLESFKSLIDIASTRGVPATVTLLIALALLRWLVHRQIKRNNSLSEDFKLRWSNILKNSTYLILIIGLILIWAPQIQTFALSLTAFAVAIVIATKELILCVSGTLLRAGNRQFAVGDIIEAGDYLGYVVDQNLITTTLKELNRDFYSSTGKTVVIPNSLYLSSAIKNHSVLRPYVIHSFCITTEPDFQRSYEYSLRMKEALDKYWSEFQKENKDFIPLIRSRRLILQDVIPKFRFTTTDVAKHKFVVTLPCRADARLQQEQMINMLLFAPPVEANEETSAETSQTEALPTPDQNAPEPLPDAALVRTTI from the coding sequence ATGCTGGAAAGTTTCAAAAGTCTGATCGATATTGCGTCCACACGAGGAGTCCCCGCCACGGTAACGCTGTTGATTGCGTTAGCGTTGTTGCGATGGCTGGTTCACCGTCAGATCAAGCGCAATAATTCACTGTCGGAAGACTTCAAGCTGCGCTGGTCCAACATCCTCAAGAACTCAACCTATCTGATTCTGATCATCGGCCTGATCCTGATCTGGGCGCCGCAGATTCAGACCTTCGCTCTGTCGCTGACCGCCTTCGCCGTGGCCATTGTGATCGCCACCAAGGAGCTGATCCTATGCGTCAGCGGCACGCTGCTGCGGGCGGGCAACCGTCAGTTCGCCGTGGGGGATATTATCGAAGCCGGCGATTATCTCGGCTACGTGGTGGACCAGAACCTGATCACCACCACGCTGAAAGAGCTGAACCGGGACTTTTACTCCAGTACGGGTAAAACGGTAGTCATTCCGAACAGTCTGTATCTGAGTTCGGCGATCAAGAATCACTCGGTGCTGCGTCCCTATGTGATTCATAGTTTCTGCATCACCACAGAGCCGGATTTCCAGCGCTCCTACGAGTACTCATTGAGAATGAAGGAAGCGCTGGACAAATACTGGAGCGAGTTCCAGAAAGAAAACAAGGATTTCATTCCTTTAATCCGCAGTCGGCGCTTGATCTTGCAGGACGTGATCCCAAAATTCCGCTTCACCACGACGGACGTGGCCAAGCACAAATTCGTGGTAACGCTCCCTTGCCGCGCCGACGCCCGGCTGCAGCAGGAGCAGATGATCAATATGCTTTTGTTTGCGCCGCCGGTAGAGGCCAATGAAGAAACGAGCGCGGAAACATCTCAGACAGAAGCGCTGCCGACTCCAGATCAAAATGCGCCAGAGCCGCTTCCTGACGCAGCGCTGGTGCGCACCACCATCTAG
- a CDS encoding DUF2141 domain-containing protein gives MRTPTWKQARLFTHLVAAGCLAALGVTTAMAADTSTGSIEVQLQHLQNNEGGLMVHLYTTADGFPDTPAKASIKLYVKPTDTSAHATFANVPYGVYAVAVCHDANSNDDCDANFLGIPKEGVGVSNNAKGFMGPPSFDKSKFTLQEPSKLVSIDLDY, from the coding sequence ATGCGCACACCAACATGGAAGCAAGCCAGACTCTTTACGCACCTCGTCGCGGCAGGCTGTCTGGCGGCGCTCGGCGTCACGACAGCCATGGCGGCGGATACATCCACAGGCTCGATCGAAGTGCAGTTGCAACATCTGCAGAATAACGAGGGCGGCTTGATGGTGCATTTATATACCACCGCCGACGGCTTTCCCGATACTCCCGCCAAGGCGTCCATCAAGTTGTATGTGAAACCTACGGACACCAGCGCTCACGCCACATTCGCCAATGTGCCTTACGGCGTCTATGCGGTGGCGGTGTGTCACGACGCCAACAGCAATGACGACTGCGACGCCAATTTTCTGGGCATCCCCAAGGAAGGTGTTGGCGTCTCTAACAACGCCAAAGGGTTTATGGGACCACCCAGTTTCGACAAGAGCAAGTTCACCTTGCAGGAGCCGTCCAAGCTAGTGTCCATCGACCTGGATTATTGA
- a CDS encoding peroxiredoxin-like family protein has protein sequence MKPGLIYKIKAGDLVAPKTLTTIKGQPTQWPDPERLVHLQFRRFAGCPFCNMHMRAMTLRHAELVAAGIREIVVFHSSEASMQPFQGDAPFDVISDPRKKLYQEFGVGRSLRALIDPRAISAAIKGGARKMKTANPDKGESPLGLPADFLIAPDGAVVACKYGVHAYDQWSVDDVLEMARHFYASASAQLESTASPAPKNAAAH, from the coding sequence GTGAAACCAGGATTAATATACAAAATCAAAGCAGGCGATCTCGTCGCCCCCAAAACCCTGACCACCATCAAAGGTCAGCCAACGCAGTGGCCGGACCCGGAACGGCTGGTCCATTTGCAGTTCCGCCGCTTCGCCGGCTGCCCCTTCTGCAATATGCATATGCGCGCCATGACGTTGAGGCATGCGGAGTTAGTCGCCGCCGGGATACGGGAGATTGTCGTCTTCCATTCCAGTGAAGCGTCCATGCAGCCATTTCAGGGAGACGCGCCTTTTGATGTGATCTCCGATCCGCGCAAAAAACTTTATCAGGAATTTGGCGTAGGGAGATCCCTGCGCGCCCTGATCGATCCCCGGGCAATCTCCGCCGCTATCAAAGGCGGCGCGCGCAAGATGAAAACCGCCAATCCGGATAAAGGCGAAAGCCCATTGGGATTGCCGGCGGACTTCCTGATCGCGCCGGATGGCGCCGTGGTCGCCTGTAAATACGGCGTCCATGCTTACGACCAGTGGTCCGTAGACGATGTATTGGAGATGGCCCGCCATTTCTATGCCAGCGCATCGGCGCAGTTGGAGTCAACAGCCTCCCCTGCGCCTAAGAATGCAGCCGCCCATTAA
- a CDS encoding NAD(P)-dependent oxidoreductase — translation MDTGPKTRVLVTGATGFLGSNVIKALMARPDVEPIAACRTPSKLIPQFKGEIRSGDLMDAAYRKAVVQDVDVVCHTGTWGAFWGHAALERTHFFEPAVDIIDQCINAGVKRFLLASTVAIAGIRKDGKPQDDFSEPRYTGYWPHVDKLIDVDNYMRENSQRGTQMVNMRLGHFVGKGNHLGMVPALVPRLRTYMVPWLSGGRSRMALVADTDLGESFALASVAQGLDNYESFNICGKDFPTTREVFEFICKETNSPKPIYSVPYFAGYAFGWLMETLLPILPGSSPFLTRSLVHVAEDWLCPTDYAHKKIGYTPQKDWRVAVSEALAELKEQGYPWPHLSQAA, via the coding sequence ATGGACACAGGACCAAAAACGCGGGTGCTGGTCACCGGCGCGACTGGCTTTTTGGGAAGCAACGTTATCAAGGCGCTGATGGCTCGCCCGGATGTTGAGCCCATCGCAGCCTGTCGCACCCCATCGAAACTGATTCCCCAATTCAAAGGCGAGATACGCAGCGGCGATCTGATGGATGCAGCTTACCGCAAAGCCGTGGTGCAGGACGTCGATGTGGTCTGTCATACCGGCACCTGGGGGGCCTTCTGGGGACACGCCGCATTGGAGCGCACCCACTTTTTCGAACCTGCAGTGGATATCATTGACCAGTGCATCAACGCTGGCGTGAAGCGATTTCTGCTCGCCAGCACCGTGGCCATCGCAGGAATCCGCAAGGACGGCAAACCACAGGACGATTTTTCCGAACCCCGCTACACCGGCTACTGGCCGCACGTCGACAAACTGATCGACGTGGATAATTACATGCGCGAGAACAGCCAGCGCGGCACGCAGATGGTCAATATGCGCCTGGGCCATTTCGTCGGCAAGGGCAACCACCTCGGCATGGTGCCGGCGCTGGTGCCGCGTCTGCGCACGTACATGGTGCCCTGGTTGTCCGGCGGGCGCAGTCGTATGGCGCTGGTGGCGGATACGGATCTCGGCGAATCTTTCGCCCTGGCTTCCGTGGCGCAGGGGTTGGACAACTATGAGTCTTTCAATATCTGCGGCAAGGACTTCCCCACTACCCGGGAAGTGTTTGAGTTCATCTGCAAGGAAACCAATTCACCCAAGCCGATTTATAGCGTGCCGTATTTCGCAGGCTACGCTTTTGGCTGGTTGATGGAGACGCTGCTGCCCATTCTGCCGGGCTCTTCCCCTTTCCTCACTCGTTCTCTGGTGCACGTGGCGGAAGACTGGCTGTGTCCCACCGACTACGCCCACAAAAAAATCGGCTATACGCCGCAAAAAGACTGGCGCGTCGCAGTGAGCGAAGCGCTCGCGGAACTCAAGGAACAAGGCTACCCCTGGCCGCATCTGTCCCAGGCCGCCTGA
- the gbpA gene encoding N-acetylglucosamine-binding protein GbpA gives MNRAHTKKLVIGCLVTLPFIAQNVLAHGYISKPASRSYQCKLGENLNCGAIQWEPQSVEGPDRYPEGGPADGKIASAGVSHFSELDEQSVNRWKKTPIQAGSNTFMWRFTANHATRDWRYYITKEGWNPNAPLTRSSFEAQPFCSYDGANQRPPTELSHECNVPSRSGYQVILGVWDVGDTVNSFYQVVDVDFGGGGGDPSEPQEWRDIGDINPSIDLQVGDQVKTRVFDGDGENPGLQTVLNINSVDDGKKDKWPFLLASAINKESDVLRAGKMNARGDIVPAYGRNDIFSKADCEVDRVEIEIVKGDDGPVDPAVELSGLQGEYMIENGMATIDFTVSTNAAMNVSSYVYAPDGSAAGFGEAKVDNASHNFRIDIDKAEPGAYSLVVKGESEDGKVVQKTQGFLLKEDGGDTPPDGDYDYVFPEGLSAYKAGTTVLAKDGNIYRCKPFPYSGWCTVYSKNANHYEPGVGAYWSDAWELVK, from the coding sequence ATGAACCGAGCACATACCAAGAAACTCGTCATCGGGTGTCTGGTAACTTTACCTTTCATCGCCCAAAACGTTCTCGCGCACGGCTACATCTCCAAGCCGGCGTCCCGTTCCTACCAATGTAAACTGGGGGAAAACCTTAATTGCGGCGCTATTCAGTGGGAGCCGCAGAGTGTAGAAGGCCCCGACCGCTATCCGGAAGGCGGCCCTGCCGACGGTAAAATCGCCAGCGCAGGGGTGTCTCACTTTTCCGAGTTGGATGAGCAGTCCGTCAACCGCTGGAAGAAAACGCCGATCCAGGCTGGCTCCAATACCTTTATGTGGCGCTTCACCGCCAATCACGCTACCCGTGACTGGCGTTACTACATCACCAAAGAGGGCTGGAATCCCAATGCGCCGCTGACCCGCAGTTCATTTGAAGCGCAGCCGTTCTGTAGCTACGACGGCGCCAACCAGCGTCCGCCCACGGAATTGTCTCATGAATGTAACGTGCCCAGCCGTAGCGGCTATCAGGTCATCCTGGGCGTTTGGGATGTAGGGGATACCGTCAACAGTTTCTATCAGGTAGTCGACGTTGACTTCGGCGGTGGCGGCGGCGATCCGTCCGAGCCGCAAGAGTGGCGCGACATCGGCGACATCAACCCGTCCATCGATTTGCAGGTCGGCGATCAAGTGAAAACCCGCGTCTTCGATGGCGACGGCGAGAATCCCGGACTGCAAACCGTGCTGAATATCAACTCCGTGGATGACGGCAAGAAAGATAAATGGCCATTCCTGTTGGCCAGCGCCATCAACAAAGAGTCTGACGTGCTGCGCGCCGGTAAGATGAACGCCAGAGGCGACATCGTTCCGGCCTATGGTCGCAATGACATATTCAGCAAAGCGGATTGCGAGGTTGATCGCGTCGAGATTGAAATCGTCAAAGGCGATGATGGCCCTGTTGATCCAGCTGTTGAACTAAGCGGATTGCAGGGCGAGTACATGATCGAGAATGGCATGGCGACCATCGACTTCACCGTGTCCACCAACGCGGCGATGAACGTAAGCAGCTATGTGTATGCGCCAGACGGTTCCGCAGCCGGCTTCGGTGAGGCTAAGGTGGATAACGCATCTCACAACTTCCGCATCGACATCGACAAAGCCGAGCCTGGCGCCTACTCCCTGGTGGTCAAAGGGGAGAGCGAAGACGGCAAAGTGGTGCAGAAAACCCAGGGCTTCCTGCTGAAGGAAGATGGCGGCGATACGCCTCCGGACGGTGATTACGATTACGTCTTCCCGGAAGGCCTGAGCGCCTACAAAGCGGGAACGACTGTCCTGGCCAAAGACGGCAATATCTACCGTTGTAAGCCATTCCCATACAGCGGTTGGTGCACTGTGTACAGCAAGAACGCCAACCACTACGAACCTGGCGTGGGCGCTTATTGGAGCGACGCCTGGGAGTTGGTGAAGTAA
- a CDS encoding DUF6488 family protein, producing the protein MTKTKAFLLSLPLAFSVVQAHAHPNHDRLQAIPEETAQDRGDFVMKKMVGAKRLDASWTHAERVETLYMDKGEEHFWRVSYENSSAADAVKQTFFIFLDDNGNYVTSNYTGQP; encoded by the coding sequence ATGACCAAAACCAAAGCGTTTCTGCTAAGCCTCCCCCTGGCCTTCTCCGTCGTTCAGGCGCATGCTCACCCCAATCACGACAGGCTGCAGGCAATCCCTGAGGAAACCGCTCAGGATCGCGGAGATTTCGTCATGAAGAAGATGGTCGGCGCCAAACGTCTGGACGCAAGCTGGACCCATGCGGAAAGAGTCGAGACTCTGTACATGGACAAGGGAGAAGAGCATTTCTGGCGGGTGAGCTATGAAAACTCCAGCGCCGCCGACGCGGTCAAGCAGACGTTTTTCATCTTCCTTGACGATAACGGTAATTACGTCACGTCTAACTACACAGGTCAGCCCTAA